The Kitasatospora paranensis genome has a window encoding:
- a CDS encoding NUDIX domain-containing protein, with translation MDFQQQIRDAAEQWPVRAGETPFKGRVTGVRTEEVQMPDGSWARRDYQIHPGSVAVLAVDDRQRVLILRQYRHPVRQRLWELPAGLLDVPGENPLTAAQRELYEEAHCKAADWRVLVDFYTSPGGTDEALRLFLATDLAEADGERYAAHGEELEIETARVPLEELIGLVLTGALHNPTLVTGVLALQAALAGPGLDALRPADAPWPARPFRAA, from the coding sequence ATGGACTTTCAGCAGCAGATCCGCGACGCCGCCGAGCAGTGGCCCGTCCGGGCGGGGGAGACACCGTTCAAGGGCCGGGTCACCGGGGTGCGCACCGAGGAGGTGCAGATGCCCGACGGCTCCTGGGCGCGCCGCGACTACCAGATCCACCCGGGCTCCGTCGCCGTCCTCGCCGTCGACGACCGGCAGCGGGTCCTCATCCTGCGCCAGTACCGCCACCCCGTCCGCCAGCGCCTGTGGGAGCTGCCCGCCGGTCTGCTCGACGTGCCCGGCGAGAACCCGCTCACCGCCGCCCAGCGCGAGCTCTACGAGGAGGCGCACTGCAAGGCCGCCGACTGGCGCGTGCTGGTCGACTTTTACACCTCGCCCGGCGGCACCGACGAGGCCCTGCGCCTCTTCCTGGCCACCGACCTCGCCGAGGCCGACGGCGAGCGCTACGCGGCCCACGGCGAGGAGCTGGAGATCGAGACCGCGCGCGTCCCGCTGGAGGAGCTCATCGGGCTCGTGCTGACCGGTGCCCTGCACAACCCGACCCTGGTCACCGGCGTGCTCGCGCTCCAGGCCGCGCTGGCCGGCCCCGGCCTCGACGCCCTGCGGCCCGCGGACGCGCCCTGGCCGGCCCGGCCGTTCCGCGCCGCCTGA
- a CDS encoding TlyA family RNA methyltransferase has protein sequence MARRRLDAELVRRKLARSREHASELIAAGRVTVGGTTATKPATQVETAAAVVVAKDDTDPEYVSRGGHKLAGAFAAFVPQGLVVEGRLALDAGASTGGFTDVLLRAGAARVLAVDVGYGQLAWSLQSDERVTVMDRTNVRELTVEQIGGTPVDLVVGDLSFISLGLVLPALAGCCAADADLVMMVKPQFEIGKERLGSGGVVRSPELRAETIRQVAEQAWQCGLGVRAVTASPLPGPSGNVEYFLWLRRGAPQLDPADADRAVAEGPR, from the coding sequence GTGGCACGACGCCGACTCGACGCCGAGCTGGTCCGGCGCAAGCTGGCCCGCTCGCGTGAGCACGCGAGCGAACTGATCGCGGCGGGCCGGGTGACGGTCGGCGGCACCACGGCGACCAAGCCGGCCACCCAGGTGGAGACGGCCGCGGCCGTCGTGGTCGCCAAGGACGACACCGACCCCGAGTACGTCTCCCGCGGCGGCCACAAGCTGGCCGGCGCGTTCGCGGCGTTCGTCCCGCAGGGCCTGGTCGTCGAGGGGCGGCTGGCGCTGGACGCGGGCGCGTCCACGGGCGGCTTCACCGACGTGCTGCTGCGCGCCGGCGCCGCGCGCGTGCTGGCGGTCGACGTCGGCTACGGGCAGCTCGCCTGGTCGCTGCAGAGCGACGAGCGGGTCACCGTCATGGACCGCACCAACGTCCGGGAGCTCACCGTCGAGCAGATCGGCGGCACCCCGGTCGACCTGGTGGTCGGCGACCTGTCCTTCATCTCGCTGGGGCTGGTGCTGCCCGCACTGGCGGGCTGCTGCGCGGCCGACGCCGACCTGGTGATGATGGTCAAGCCGCAGTTCGAGATCGGCAAGGAGCGCCTGGGCAGCGGCGGTGTGGTCCGCAGCCCGGAGCTGCGCGCCGAGACGATCCGTCAGGTCGCCGAGCAGGCGTGGCAGTGCGGTCTCGGTGTGCGGGCGGTGACCGCGAGTCCGCTGCCCGGACCGTCCGGCAACGTCGAGTACTTCCTGTGGCTGCGCCGTGGCGCTCCGCAGCTGGATCCGGCCGATGCGGACCGGGCCGTCGCGGAGGGCCCCCGATAG
- a CDS encoding PLP-dependent aminotransferase family protein, with protein sequence MSEWHTTIGPPALARLLPAARVPDAAGRPRSAYRTLAARIAALVADGRLPVGTRLPAERELAAELAVSRTTVAAAYEALRADGYLRSRRGAGSWTTLPEGTRPPADALHPVPPDESGSVVDLGVAALPAPQPYLGEAAARALEQLPAYAAGHGHYPTGLPVLREAVAARFTARGLPTSPDQILITTGAMGALHLARRALVGLGDRVAVEAPSYAHTLQSLRRGGARLVPVPLSGERGWDLAEWRRVLRGASPRAAYVIPDFHNPTGALVDEEQRRALLAAARAAGTVLLVDETTAELGWGVEDSALPRPVAALDRTAQVVTIGSASKLLWGGLRIGWLRGTPSLVRQLATDRVFGDVGTAVLDQLIAAVLLTEHLDEVRAHQLHRLRASAAALTTELHHRLPDWRFSVPPGGLALWLATDGVPGTALARIGERTGVRLAAGARFGVDGAFEDYLRIPLTVPPAAVPEAVARLAAAADAARAGARPADPDSPPLAV encoded by the coding sequence ATGAGCGAATGGCACACCACCATCGGCCCGCCGGCACTGGCGCGCCTGCTGCCCGCCGCCCGTGTCCCGGACGCGGCGGGCCGGCCCCGCTCCGCCTACCGCACCCTGGCCGCCCGGATCGCCGCCCTGGTCGCCGACGGCCGGCTGCCGGTCGGCACCCGGCTGCCCGCCGAACGCGAACTCGCCGCCGAACTCGCCGTCAGCCGCACCACCGTCGCCGCCGCCTACGAGGCCCTGCGCGCCGACGGCTACCTGCGCAGCCGCCGCGGCGCCGGAAGCTGGACGACCCTCCCCGAGGGCACCCGCCCGCCCGCCGACGCCCTCCACCCCGTCCCGCCGGACGAGTCCGGCAGCGTCGTCGACCTCGGCGTCGCCGCCCTGCCCGCGCCCCAGCCCTACCTCGGCGAGGCCGCTGCCCGCGCCCTGGAGCAGCTCCCCGCCTACGCCGCCGGGCACGGCCACTACCCCACCGGGCTGCCGGTGCTGCGCGAGGCCGTCGCCGCCCGCTTCACCGCCCGCGGGCTGCCCACCTCGCCCGACCAGATCCTGATCACCACCGGCGCCATGGGCGCCCTCCACCTCGCCCGCCGGGCCCTGGTCGGCCTCGGCGACCGGGTCGCCGTGGAGGCGCCGAGCTACGCCCACACCCTCCAGTCGCTGCGTCGCGGCGGCGCCCGCCTCGTCCCCGTCCCGCTCTCCGGCGAGCGCGGGTGGGACCTCGCCGAGTGGCGCCGGGTGCTGCGCGGCGCCTCGCCGCGGGCGGCGTACGTCATCCCGGACTTCCACAACCCGACCGGCGCACTCGTCGACGAGGAGCAGCGGCGGGCGCTGCTGGCCGCGGCACGGGCCGCCGGCACGGTGCTGCTCGTGGACGAGACCACCGCCGAACTCGGCTGGGGCGTCGAGGACTCCGCGCTGCCCCGGCCGGTGGCCGCGCTGGACCGGACGGCCCAGGTGGTCACCATCGGCTCCGCGAGCAAACTGCTCTGGGGCGGCCTGCGGATCGGCTGGCTGCGCGGCACGCCCTCCCTGGTAAGGCAGTTGGCGACCGACCGGGTGTTCGGCGACGTCGGCACCGCCGTCCTCGACCAGCTGATCGCCGCCGTCCTGCTGACCGAGCACCTGGACGAGGTCCGGGCCCACCAGCTGCACCGGCTGCGGGCCAGTGCGGCCGCCCTCACCACGGAGCTCCACCACCGGCTGCCCGACTGGCGGTTCAGCGTCCCGCCCGGCGGCCTGGCGCTCTGGCTGGCCACCGACGGGGTCCCCGGCACCGCCCTCGCGCGGATCGGCGAGCGGACGGGCGTACGGCTCGCCGCCGGCGCCCGCTTCGGGGTGGACGGCGCCTTCGAGGACTACCTGCGCATCCCGCTCACCGTCCCGCCGGCGGCCGTCCCCGAGGCGGTGGCCCGGCTCGCCGCAGCCGCCGACGCCGCCCGCGCCGGCGCCCGCCCCGCCGACCCGGACTCCCCGCCCCTGGCGGTGTAG
- a CDS encoding YczE/YyaS/YitT family protein has protein sequence MAAATTATTATTVAAPDPDPEPDTTDDTAVGDGTATAPATATAPATAPGGVRWTDDRPVRRLVQLAAGLVLYGTSMGLMLRASLGGNPWDVFHQGLARHLGHSVGLWVTVVGACVLLLWIPLRQRPGVGTVGNVLVLGAAMDVTMGLVDPPHWLPARIALLVGGIVLNGLATGLYIGARLGPGPRDGLMTGLHRRTGRSLRLIRTGIELTVLAAGILLGGTFGIGTIAYALAIGPLAQGFLRWCTVPPRRAPHGVGGKASGELAEAARKG, from the coding sequence ATGGCCGCCGCCACGACCGCCACGACCGCCACGACCGTCGCCGCCCCCGACCCCGACCCCGAACCCGATACCACCGACGACACGGCCGTCGGCGACGGCACCGCCACCGCTCCCGCCACCGCCACCGCTCCCGCCACCGCCCCGGGCGGGGTGCGGTGGACGGACGACCGGCCGGTCCGCCGGCTCGTCCAGCTGGCCGCCGGGCTGGTGCTCTACGGCACGAGCATGGGCCTGATGCTGCGGGCGTCCCTCGGCGGCAACCCCTGGGACGTCTTCCACCAGGGCCTCGCCCGGCACCTCGGCCACAGCGTCGGCCTCTGGGTCACCGTCGTCGGCGCCTGCGTGCTGCTGCTCTGGATCCCGCTGCGGCAGCGCCCTGGCGTCGGAACGGTCGGCAACGTCCTCGTCCTCGGTGCCGCCATGGACGTCACCATGGGGCTGGTCGACCCGCCGCACTGGCTGCCCGCCCGGATCGCCCTGCTGGTCGGCGGCATCGTCCTGAACGGCCTCGCCACCGGCCTCTACATCGGCGCCCGGCTCGGCCCCGGTCCCCGCGACGGGCTGATGACCGGCCTGCACCGGCGGACCGGCCGGTCGCTGCGGCTGATCCGCACCGGCATCGAACTCACCGTGCTCGCCGCCGGCATCCTGCTGGGCGGCACCTTCGGCATCGGCACGATCGCGTACGCACTGGCCATCGGGCCGCTCGCCCAGGGCTTCCTGCGCTGGTGCACCGTCCCGCCGCGGCGGGCGCCGCACGGCGTGGGCGGGAAGGCGTCCGGGGAACTCGCCGAAGCGGCCCGGAAGGGATGA
- a CDS encoding NAD kinase, whose amino-acid sequence MSEERTVFLIAHTGREAALRSVEALVHGLLKAGIRIRLLASEAVGLDLPEGVDRVSGGHGAADGCELILVAGGDGTLLRGAELARESGLPMLGINLGRVGFLAEAERDDLAVVVDRVVDADYEVEERMTVDVVVRTNGDVVHEDWALNEASIEKASRERMLEVVTEVDGRPVSNFGCDGVVCATPTGSTAYAFSGGGPVVWPEVEALLMVPISAHALFARPLVTSPESVLAVEVQPRTPHGVLWCDGRRSVELPAGARVEVRKGRTPVRLARLHRAPFTDRLVAKFALPVTGWRGRGGLH is encoded by the coding sequence ATGAGCGAGGAACGTACGGTCTTCCTGATCGCGCACACCGGCCGGGAGGCGGCGCTGCGCAGCGTGGAAGCGCTGGTGCACGGCCTGCTGAAGGCGGGGATCAGAATCCGGCTGCTCGCGTCCGAGGCGGTCGGCCTCGATCTGCCCGAAGGCGTCGACCGGGTGTCCGGCGGGCACGGGGCGGCGGACGGCTGCGAGCTGATCCTCGTCGCGGGCGGCGACGGCACGCTGCTGCGCGGCGCCGAGCTGGCCCGGGAGTCCGGGCTGCCGATGCTGGGGATCAACCTGGGCCGGGTCGGCTTCCTCGCGGAGGCGGAGCGGGACGACCTGGCGGTGGTGGTCGATCGGGTGGTCGACGCCGACTACGAGGTCGAGGAGCGGATGACGGTCGACGTCGTCGTCCGCACCAACGGCGACGTGGTGCACGAGGACTGGGCGCTGAACGAGGCCTCGATCGAGAAGGCCTCGCGGGAGCGGATGCTGGAGGTCGTCACCGAGGTGGACGGCCGTCCGGTGTCGAACTTCGGCTGCGACGGCGTGGTCTGCGCGACCCCCACCGGCTCGACCGCGTACGCGTTCTCCGGGGGCGGGCCGGTGGTGTGGCCGGAGGTCGAGGCGCTGCTGATGGTGCCGATCAGCGCGCACGCGCTGTTCGCCCGGCCGCTGGTGACCTCGCCGGAGTCCGTCCTGGCGGTCGAGGTGCAGCCGAGGACGCCGCACGGGGTGCTGTGGTGCGACGGCCGGCGTTCGGTCGAACTCCCCGCCGGCGCACGGGTCGAGGTCCGCAAGGGCCGTACGCCGGTGCGGCTGGCCCGGCTGCACCGGGCTCCGTTCACCGACCGCCTGGTGGCCAAGTTCGCTCTGCCGGTGACCGGTTGGCGCGGCCGCGGCGGCCTGCACTGA
- a CDS encoding glycoside hydrolase family 15 protein has protein sequence MAGRIEDYALIGDMQTAALVSRDGAVDWLCLPRFDSPAVFAGLLGTDEHGFWRIGPAEAVAAPGAAPAAPASPADTGELRVPPPTAAAPALPADRRTYRGDSLVLEQEWDTQGGTVRVIDFMPPRHLLGTPDVPQMIRIVEGVAGRVRMRSAVRMRFSYGKVVPWVHRVEQPDGGHRTVAVAGPDSVWLDGEAETYGRDLTTYADFTVEAGERIAFALTWQASHLAAPTPPDAEDALAATERFWRDWVAQCTYQGPYREPVVRSLITLKALTYAPTGGIVAAPTTSLPEDIGGERNWDYRYTWLRDAAITLSSLLRTGYRDEAKAWREWLLRAVAGDPENLQIMYGIAGERELTESTLDWLPGYEGSQPVRVGNGAAGQLQLDVYGEVVEALHLAHMTGLVRNDHAHQLQLKLITYMEKHWREPDEGIWEVRGPRRHFVHSKVMAWVAVDRTIRLLEDTATEGPLERWKALREEIHADVCEKGYDAERNTFTQYYGGKELDASLLLIPQVGFLAPDDKRVIGTIEAIQRELSTEDGFVLRYPTHDDHGTNVDGLSGHEGAFLACSFWLADDLAMIGRVTEARELFDRLLALRNDVGLLAEEWDPRAKRQVGNFPQAFSHVPLIDTALRLTACAGAYLTSQPEQH, from the coding sequence GTGGCCGGCCGTATCGAGGACTACGCACTCATCGGGGACATGCAGACCGCCGCCCTGGTCAGCAGGGACGGGGCGGTGGACTGGCTCTGCCTGCCCCGGTTCGACTCGCCGGCGGTGTTCGCCGGACTGCTGGGCACCGATGAACACGGGTTCTGGCGGATCGGCCCCGCCGAGGCGGTGGCCGCCCCCGGAGCCGCGCCGGCCGCCCCGGCGTCGCCCGCCGACACCGGCGAGCTGCGGGTGCCGCCGCCGACCGCCGCCGCCCCGGCGCTGCCGGCCGACCGGCGGACCTACCGCGGCGACTCGCTCGTCCTGGAGCAGGAGTGGGACACCCAGGGCGGCACCGTCCGGGTGATCGACTTCATGCCGCCGCGCCACCTGCTCGGCACGCCGGACGTGCCCCAGATGATCCGGATCGTCGAGGGCGTCGCCGGACGCGTCCGGATGCGCTCCGCCGTACGGATGCGCTTCAGCTACGGCAAGGTCGTGCCCTGGGTGCACCGGGTCGAGCAGCCCGACGGCGGCCACCGGACGGTCGCCGTCGCCGGCCCCGACTCGGTCTGGCTGGACGGCGAGGCCGAGACGTACGGCCGCGACCTCACCACCTACGCGGACTTCACCGTCGAGGCCGGCGAGCGGATCGCCTTCGCCCTCACCTGGCAGGCCTCCCACCTGGCCGCCCCCACGCCGCCCGACGCCGAGGACGCGCTGGCCGCCACCGAGCGGTTCTGGCGCGACTGGGTCGCCCAGTGCACCTACCAGGGGCCCTACCGCGAGCCGGTGGTCCGCTCGCTGATCACCCTCAAGGCGCTCACCTACGCCCCCACCGGCGGCATCGTCGCCGCCCCCACCACCTCGCTGCCCGAGGACATCGGCGGGGAGCGCAACTGGGACTACCGCTACACCTGGCTGCGGGACGCCGCGATCACCCTCTCCTCGCTGCTGCGCACCGGCTACCGCGACGAGGCGAAGGCCTGGCGCGAGTGGCTGCTGCGCGCCGTCGCCGGCGACCCGGAGAACCTGCAGATCATGTACGGCATCGCCGGCGAGCGCGAGCTCACCGAGTCGACCCTGGACTGGCTGCCCGGTTACGAGGGCTCCCAGCCCGTCCGGGTCGGCAACGGCGCCGCCGGGCAGCTCCAGCTCGACGTGTACGGCGAGGTCGTCGAGGCCCTGCACCTCGCCCACATGACCGGCCTGGTCCGCAACGACCACGCCCACCAGCTGCAGCTGAAGCTGATCACCTACATGGAGAAGCACTGGCGCGAGCCGGACGAGGGCATCTGGGAGGTCCGCGGCCCGCGCCGGCACTTCGTGCACTCGAAGGTGATGGCCTGGGTCGCCGTCGACCGGACGATCCGGTTGCTGGAGGACACCGCCACCGAGGGCCCGCTGGAGCGCTGGAAGGCCCTGCGCGAGGAGATCCACGCCGACGTCTGCGAGAAGGGCTACGACGCCGAGCGCAACACCTTCACCCAGTACTACGGCGGCAAGGAGCTGGACGCCTCGCTGCTGCTGATCCCGCAGGTCGGGTTCCTGGCACCGGACGACAAGCGGGTGATCGGCACCATCGAGGCCATCCAGCGGGAGCTGTCCACCGAGGACGGCTTCGTGCTGCGCTACCCCACCCACGACGACCACGGCACCAACGTGGACGGGCTCTCCGGCCACGAGGGCGCCTTCCTGGCCTGCTCCTTCTGGCTCGCCGACGACCTGGCGATGATCGGGCGGGTCACCGAGGCGCGCGAGCTGTTCGACCGGCTGCTGGCCCTGCGCAACGACGTCGGCCTGCTCGCCGAGGAGTGGGACCCGCGCGCCAAGCGGCAGGTCGGCAACTTCCCGCAGGCGTTCAGTCACGTGCCACTGATCGACACCGCGCTGCGGCTCACCGCCTGCGCGGGCGCCTACCTGACCTCGCAGCCCGAGCAGCACTGA
- a CDS encoding glycosyltransferase family 4 protein gives MDHSAAQSAAAAHEGPGQLRVVLVLSTGTGGIGAHVRSLAQGLVAHGVGVTVCAPEAADALFGFSRTGARFHPVDITPTAGARSDAAAIGELRRAFTGSDIVHAHGLRAGLLSDLALRTAGRFPGLRPQTPLVVTSHHAMLATGMERRLQRLMERRVARAADLVLGASSDLVARARELGATDARLGPIAPPPSAPASVPRETTRAALFAGVGEAAQPEVTAGADEPGRPVVLAIGRLVAQKAFGLLLDAVARLTDLDPLVVIAGDGPDAPGLRERIAADKLPVDLLGYRTDVPDLLAAADVLVVSSRWEARSLVVQEAMRAGVPVVSTAVGGVPELVGDAAALVPAGDPAALAAAVREVLTDPARRAALVDAAHQQSRTWPDEADTVAQVLSTYDELVQRG, from the coding sequence GTGGACCATTCCGCCGCCCAGAGCGCCGCAGCGGCCCATGAAGGACCCGGCCAGCTGCGCGTGGTGCTCGTCCTGTCGACCGGCACTGGGGGGATCGGCGCCCATGTGCGGTCGCTGGCCCAGGGGTTGGTCGCACACGGGGTGGGCGTGACGGTCTGCGCCCCGGAGGCCGCGGACGCGCTGTTCGGGTTCTCCCGGACGGGTGCCCGCTTCCACCCGGTGGACATCACACCCACCGCCGGCGCCCGCAGCGACGCCGCCGCGATCGGCGAGCTGCGCCGGGCCTTCACCGGTTCCGACATCGTGCATGCGCACGGGCTGCGCGCCGGCCTGCTCTCCGACCTGGCGCTGCGCACGGCGGGGCGCTTTCCCGGGCTGCGCCCGCAGACCCCGCTGGTCGTCACGTCGCACCACGCGATGCTCGCGACCGGCATGGAGCGCCGGCTGCAGCGGCTGATGGAGCGCCGGGTCGCCCGCGCCGCGGACCTGGTGCTGGGTGCCTCCTCGGACCTGGTGGCGCGGGCCCGTGAACTCGGCGCGACGGACGCCCGGCTGGGCCCGATCGCGCCGCCGCCCTCGGCGCCGGCCTCGGTGCCCCGGGAGACCACCCGGGCCGCGCTGTTCGCGGGGGTCGGCGAGGCGGCGCAGCCGGAGGTGACGGCCGGCGCGGACGAGCCCGGGCGCCCGGTGGTGCTGGCCATCGGCCGGCTGGTCGCACAGAAGGCGTTCGGGCTGCTGCTGGACGCGGTGGCGCGGCTGACCGACCTCGACCCGCTGGTGGTGATCGCGGGCGACGGCCCGGACGCGCCGGGCCTGCGCGAGCGGATCGCCGCCGACAAGCTGCCGGTGGACCTGCTCGGCTACCGCACGGACGTCCCCGACCTGCTGGCCGCCGCCGACGTGCTGGTGGTCAGCAGCCGCTGGGAGGCGCGGTCACTGGTCGTCCAGGAGGCGATGCGGGCCGGTGTGCCGGTGGTGTCGACGGCGGTCGGCGGGGTGCCGGAGCTGGTGGGCGACGCCGCGGCGCTGGTGCCCGCGGGCGACCCGGCGGCGCTGGCCGCGGCCGTCCGCGAGGTGCTGACCGACCCGGCCCGCCGGGCGGCCCTGGTGGACGCGGCGCACCAGCAGTCCCGTACCTGGCCGGACGAGGCGGACACCGTCGCCCAGGTGCTGTCCACCTACGACGAGCTGGTCCAGCGGGGCTGA
- a CDS encoding CTP synthase produces MAQPHSGKSASGRAVTTKHLFVTGGVASSLGKGLTASSLGALLKARGLRVTMQKLDPYLNVDPGTMNPFQHGEVFVTDDGAETDLDIGHYERFLDTNLHGSANVTTGQVYSTVIAKERRGEYLGDTVQVIPHITNEIKSRIRRMATEDVDVVITEVGGTVGDIESLPFLEAVRQVRHEVGRDNVFFVHVSLLPYIGPSGELKTKPTQHSVAALRNIGIQPDAIVLRADREVPQAIKRKISLMCDVDEEAVVAAIDAKSIYDIPKVLHGEGLDAYVVRRLDLPFRDVDWTVWDDLLRRVHEPQHIVKVALVGKYIDLPDAYLSVTEALRAGGFANNARVEIKWVTSDDCLTPEGAQEHLGDVDAICIPGGFGDRGVDGKVAAITYARENRIPLLGLCLGLQCVVIEAARNLAGLPDANSTEFDPAAKYPVISTMAEQLAIVDGKGDLGGTMRLGLYPAKLAEGSIVREVYGGEQYVEERHRHRYEVNNAYRADLEKTGLQFSGLSPKGDLVEYVEYPREVHPYLVATQAHPELKSRPTRPHPLFAGLVAAAIAIKTGA; encoded by the coding sequence TTGGCACAGCCCCATTCCGGCAAGTCGGCCAGCGGCCGCGCCGTGACGACCAAGCACCTCTTCGTCACCGGGGGTGTCGCCTCTTCGCTCGGCAAGGGGCTCACCGCCTCCAGCCTCGGCGCCCTGCTCAAGGCCCGCGGTCTGCGCGTGACGATGCAGAAGCTCGACCCGTACCTCAACGTGGACCCGGGCACCATGAACCCGTTCCAGCACGGTGAGGTGTTCGTCACCGACGACGGCGCCGAGACCGACCTCGACATCGGCCACTACGAGCGCTTCCTCGACACCAACCTGCACGGGTCGGCGAACGTCACCACCGGCCAGGTCTACTCGACCGTCATCGCCAAGGAGCGCCGCGGCGAGTACCTGGGCGACACCGTCCAGGTCATCCCGCACATCACCAACGAGATCAAGTCCCGGATCCGCCGGATGGCGACCGAGGACGTCGACGTGGTGATCACCGAGGTCGGCGGCACCGTCGGTGACATCGAGTCGCTGCCGTTCCTGGAGGCCGTCCGCCAGGTCCGCCACGAGGTCGGCCGGGACAACGTCTTCTTCGTGCACGTCTCGCTGCTGCCGTACATCGGCCCCTCGGGCGAGCTGAAGACCAAGCCCACCCAGCACTCGGTGGCCGCGCTGCGCAACATCGGCATCCAGCCCGACGCGATCGTGCTGCGCGCCGACCGCGAGGTGCCGCAGGCCATCAAGCGCAAGATCTCGCTGATGTGCGACGTCGACGAGGAGGCCGTGGTCGCGGCCATCGACGCCAAGTCGATCTACGACATCCCCAAGGTGCTGCACGGCGAGGGCCTGGACGCGTACGTGGTGCGCCGCCTGGACCTGCCCTTCCGCGACGTCGACTGGACGGTCTGGGACGACCTGCTGCGCCGTGTCCACGAGCCGCAGCACATCGTCAAGGTCGCCCTGGTCGGCAAGTACATCGACCTCCCGGACGCGTACCTGTCGGTGACCGAGGCACTCCGTGCCGGAGGCTTCGCCAACAACGCCCGGGTCGAGATCAAGTGGGTGACCTCGGACGACTGCCTGACCCCCGAGGGCGCCCAGGAGCACCTCGGCGACGTCGACGCGATCTGCATCCCCGGCGGCTTCGGCGACCGCGGTGTGGACGGCAAGGTCGCCGCGATCACCTACGCCCGCGAGAACCGCATCCCGCTGCTGGGCCTGTGCCTGGGCCTGCAGTGCGTGGTCATCGAGGCCGCCCGCAACCTGGCCGGCCTGCCCGACGCGAACTCCACCGAGTTCGACCCGGCCGCCAAGTACCCGGTGATCTCCACCATGGCCGAGCAGCTGGCCATCGTCGACGGCAAGGGCGACCTGGGCGGCACCATGCGCCTGGGCCTCTACCCGGCGAAGCTGGCCGAGGGCTCGATCGTGCGCGAGGTCTACGGCGGCGAGCAGTACGTCGAGGAGCGCCACCGCCACCGCTACGAGGTCAACAACGCCTACCGCGCCGACCTGGAGAAGACCGGCCTGCAGTTCTCCGGCCTCTCCCCGAAGGGTGACCTGGTCGAGTACGTCGAGTACCCGCGCGAGGTCCACCCGTACCTGGTCGCCACCCAGGCGCACCCGGAGCTGAAGTCGCGCCCGACCCGCCCGCACCCGCTGTTCGCGGGCCTGGTGGCCGCCGCCATCGCGATCAAGACGGGCGCCTGA
- a CDS encoding IS5 family transposase gives MCVCSCKPSYESSLTDAQWAVIEPLLPERDLRRGGRPLKFPRRLIVDTVLYVLVSGCAWRLVPHDLAPWDAAYRWFRAWTADGTWDRVHDALRERVRLADGRDPQPSAAVLDSQSARSHQGGQAIGYDAGKRVRGRKRHLLVDTCGLVLRAVVHSASVQDRAGAKLVLAGIRNLFPQVGLVWVDGGYVNVVDASLVGWAAEHENLEIVAVPRNADVKGFRVLPRRWVVERTFSWLGRCRRLARDYERKTAHAEAMIKVAMIRLMAARLAGEEIEPRGPIETEAARRLADDLKTE, from the coding sequence ATGTGTGTCTGTTCGTGTAAGCCGTCCTATGAATCGTCGTTGACGGATGCTCAGTGGGCGGTGATCGAGCCGTTGCTGCCGGAGCGGGACCTGCGTCGGGGTGGCCGTCCGTTGAAGTTCCCGCGCAGGCTGATTGTGGACACCGTGCTGTACGTGCTGGTCAGCGGCTGTGCCTGGCGGCTGGTGCCGCATGACCTGGCGCCGTGGGACGCGGCCTATCGGTGGTTTCGTGCCTGGACGGCGGACGGGACCTGGGACCGGGTCCACGACGCGCTGCGCGAGCGGGTCCGGCTGGCGGACGGCCGGGATCCGCAGCCGTCGGCGGCGGTGCTGGACTCGCAGTCGGCTCGCAGTCACCAGGGCGGGCAGGCGATCGGCTACGACGCGGGCAAGCGTGTGCGTGGCCGCAAGCGGCACCTGCTGGTGGACACCTGTGGACTCGTGCTGCGGGCGGTCGTGCACTCGGCCTCGGTGCAGGACCGGGCGGGCGCGAAGCTGGTCCTTGCCGGGATCCGGAACCTGTTTCCGCAGGTCGGGCTGGTCTGGGTCGACGGCGGCTACGTCAATGTCGTCGATGCCAGCCTGGTCGGCTGGGCGGCGGAGCACGAGAACCTGGAGATCGTCGCGGTGCCGCGGAACGCCGATGTGAAAGGCTTCCGGGTGCTGCCCCGCAGGTGGGTGGTGGAGCGGACTTTCTCCTGGCTGGGGCGGTGCAGACGGTTGGCACGGGACTACGAACGCAAGACCGCGCACGCCGAGGCGATGATCAAGGTTGCGATGATCCGGCTCATGGCCGCTCGCCTCGCCGGCGAGGAGATCGAACCGCGCGGCCCCATCGAGACCGAAGCAGCCCGCCGCCTCGCCGACGACCTCAAAACCGAGTAG